The following are from one region of the Carnobacterium gallinarum DSM 4847 genome:
- the secA gene encoding preprotein translocase subunit SecA, with protein MANFLKQLIENDKKEIKSLEKVADKIDAYSDRMAALSDEELQAKTPELKKRYQSGETLDDLLPEAFAVVREAAKRVLGLYPYRVQLMGGLTLHKGNIPEMKTGEGKTLTATMPVYLNALAGEGVHVVTVNEYLASRDATEMGELYSFLGLTVGLNLNSKSSEEKRDAYNADITYSTNNELGFDYLRDNMVVYREQMVQRPLNYAIVDEVDSILIDEARTPLIISGQAEKSTVLYTRADFFVKSLKAEDDYTIDVQSKTIALTEEGMLKAEKTFKVENLYDIDNTALIHHIDQALRANYIMLRDIDYVVQEGEVLIVDQFTGRIMDGRRYSDGLHQAIEAKEGVEIENESKTMANVTFQNFFRMYKKLSGMTGTAKTEQEEFREIYNIQVVEIPTNKPIIRDDRPDLLYPTLTSKFNAVVEDIKTRNANGQPILVGTVAVETSELLSQLLTKAKIHHEVLNAKNHFKEAEIIMSAGQKGAVTIATNMAGRGTDIKLGAGVLEVGGLCVIGTERHESRRIDNQLRGRAGRQGDPGVTQFYLSLEDELMKRFGSERIQAVLERLKVQEEDAVIQSKMISRQVESAQKRVEGNNYDTRKNVLEYDDVMREQREIMYGQRLEVIMATESLKKITMAMVQRTINRMVSVNTQGPKEEWNLQGIHDFATSAIVHEDSLTINDLENKTPEEIEAFLLGRAESIYATKEESFNEQMLEFEKVVILRVVDSKWTDHIDTMDQLRQGIGLRAYAQTNPLVEYQAEGFKLFEEMIAAIEYDVTRLLMKSEIRQNLQREQVVKGSPARSAGDGDVVEAAKTKPIKVDDKIGRNDPCPCGSGKKYKNCHGKDL; from the coding sequence ATGGCTAATTTTTTAAAACAGTTAATAGAGAATGATAAAAAAGAAATTAAAAGCCTTGAAAAGGTAGCTGACAAAATTGATGCATATAGTGATCGAATGGCAGCATTATCTGATGAGGAGCTTCAAGCAAAAACCCCTGAACTAAAGAAACGTTATCAATCAGGCGAAACCCTGGACGATCTTTTACCAGAAGCCTTTGCAGTTGTTCGTGAAGCAGCAAAACGTGTGTTAGGTTTGTACCCATACCGAGTACAATTAATGGGTGGACTTACATTGCACAAAGGAAATATCCCTGAAATGAAAACTGGTGAAGGGAAAACTTTAACAGCAACAATGCCTGTTTATTTAAATGCATTAGCTGGTGAAGGCGTTCACGTTGTTACCGTCAATGAATATTTAGCAAGTCGTGATGCAACTGAAATGGGCGAATTATATTCATTCCTTGGGTTAACTGTAGGATTGAATTTAAATTCAAAAAGTTCAGAAGAAAAACGTGATGCTTATAACGCTGATATTACTTACAGCACAAATAATGAATTAGGTTTTGATTATTTAAGAGACAACATGGTAGTTTACCGTGAACAAATGGTACAACGTCCATTAAACTATGCGATTGTCGATGAAGTCGATTCTATTTTAATCGATGAAGCGAGAACGCCATTAATCATTTCAGGGCAGGCAGAAAAATCAACAGTTCTTTATACACGTGCTGATTTCTTTGTAAAAAGCTTGAAAGCAGAAGATGATTACACAATTGATGTTCAGTCTAAAACAATTGCTTTGACAGAAGAAGGAATGCTTAAAGCTGAGAAAACTTTCAAAGTTGAGAATTTATACGATATTGATAATACTGCATTAATTCACCATATTGACCAAGCTCTACGTGCTAATTATATTATGCTACGTGATATTGATTATGTTGTACAAGAAGGCGAAGTTTTAATTGTTGACCAATTTACTGGTCGTATTATGGATGGCCGTCGTTACTCTGATGGTTTACATCAAGCAATTGAAGCTAAAGAAGGCGTTGAGATTGAGAACGAATCTAAAACAATGGCGAATGTTACATTCCAAAACTTTTTCCGTATGTATAAAAAATTATCTGGAATGACTGGTACAGCTAAAACAGAACAAGAAGAATTCCGTGAAATCTACAATATTCAAGTTGTGGAAATTCCAACAAATAAACCAATTATTCGTGATGATCGTCCAGATTTATTGTATCCAACTCTAACAAGCAAGTTTAATGCTGTTGTAGAAGATATTAAAACACGTAATGCAAATGGACAACCGATTCTAGTTGGTACTGTAGCTGTTGAAACATCTGAATTACTTTCACAACTATTAACAAAAGCGAAGATTCACCATGAAGTACTAAATGCAAAAAATCACTTTAAAGAAGCTGAGATTATTATGAGTGCTGGTCAAAAGGGAGCTGTTACAATTGCAACCAATATGGCTGGTCGTGGTACCGATATTAAATTAGGTGCTGGCGTACTTGAAGTAGGCGGTTTATGCGTTATTGGTACAGAACGTCATGAATCACGTCGTATTGATAATCAATTACGTGGTCGTGCTGGTCGTCAAGGAGATCCTGGTGTAACTCAATTCTACCTTTCATTAGAAGATGAATTGATGAAACGTTTTGGTTCTGAAAGAATCCAAGCAGTCTTAGAACGTCTAAAAGTTCAAGAAGAAGATGCTGTTATTCAAAGTAAAATGATTTCTCGTCAAGTGGAGTCAGCTCAAAAACGTGTTGAAGGAAATAACTATGATACACGTAAGAACGTTCTTGAATATGATGATGTTATGCGTGAACAACGTGAAATCATGTACGGTCAACGTTTAGAAGTGATTATGGCAACAGAATCATTAAAAAAAATTACAATGGCTATGGTTCAACGTACAATTAACCGCATGGTAAGTGTGAATACTCAAGGACCAAAAGAAGAGTGGAACTTACAAGGTATTCATGATTTTGCAACTTCTGCTATTGTTCATGAAGACAGCTTAACGATTAATGATTTAGAAAATAAAACACCTGAAGAGATTGAAGCATTCTTATTAGGTCGCGCTGAAAGTATTTATGCTACTAAGGAAGAAAGTTTTAATGAACAAATGCTTGAATTTGAAAAAGTTGTTATCTTGCGTGTTGTTGATAGCAAGTGGACAGATCATATTGATACAATGGATCAATTACGTCAAGGTATTGGCTTACGTGCGTATGCACAAACAAATCCATTAGTAGAATATCAAGCTGAAGGATTTAAATTGTTTGAAGAAATGATTGCCGCTATTGAATATGATGTAACACGTCTATTAATGAAATCAGAAATCAGACAAAATCTACAAAGAGAACAGGTTGTTAAAGGTTCTCCTGCTCGTTCAGCTGGTGATGGAGATGTGGTGGAAGCCGCTAAAACAAAACCAATTAAAGTTGATGACAAAATTGGTAGAAATGATCCATGTCCATGTGGCAGTGGTAAAAAATACAAAAATTGTCACGGAAAAGATTTATAA
- the prfB gene encoding peptide chain release factor 2 (programmed frameshift) gives MELSEIRNNLIEAEERIAGFRRSLDLEAMERDIAEYDERMGEPGFWDDGTRAQGIINEANVIKEKYNQFQKLATTKEDLDVLLEMVKEEPDPELELELEENLKEFLNELDQYELDMLLSEPYDKNNAIIELHPGAGGTESQDWGSMLLRMYIRWAERKGFKVEYLDYQDGDEAGIKSVTLLIKGHNAYGYLKAEKGVHRLVRISPFDSAGRRHTSFVSIDVIPEMEDNVDIQINSDDLRIDTYRASGAGGQHINKTDSAVRITHIPTGVVVASQAQRSQMKNKDQAMGMLKAKLYQLELEEKEREMAEIRGEQKEIGWGSQIRSYVFHPYSMVKDHRTNYETGNVQGVMDGDLDPFIDAYLKSQIVTSS, from the exons ATGGAATTAAGTGAAATTAGAAATAATTTAATAGAAGCAGAAGAAAGAATCGCTGGCTTCAGGAGGTCTCTT GACTTAGAGGCGATGGAACGAGATATTGCTGAATATGATGAACGAATGGGCGAACCAGGATTTTGGGATGATGGTACAAGAGCCCAAGGTATTATTAATGAAGCCAATGTAATTAAAGAGAAATATAACCAATTTCAAAAATTAGCAACAACTAAAGAAGATTTAGATGTTCTTTTAGAAATGGTGAAAGAAGAGCCAGATCCAGAATTAGAGCTTGAATTAGAAGAAAACTTAAAAGAATTTTTAAATGAGTTAGATCAATATGAACTAGATATGTTACTAAGTGAGCCATATGACAAAAATAATGCCATTATTGAGTTGCATCCCGGAGCCGGCGGCACAGAGTCGCAAGACTGGGGCAGCATGCTGTTACGTATGTATATTCGTTGGGCAGAAAGAAAAGGCTTCAAAGTGGAATATTTAGATTACCAAGATGGTGATGAAGCGGGAATTAAAAGTGTGACCCTATTAATTAAGGGACATAATGCCTATGGTTATTTGAAAGCTGAAAAGGGCGTTCATCGTCTAGTAAGAATATCACCATTTGATTCAGCTGGTCGTCGACATACGTCATTTGTTTCCATCGATGTTATCCCAGAAATGGAAGATAACGTTGATATTCAAATTAACTCAGATGATTTAAGAATTGATACGTATCGTGCAAGTGGTGCGGGTGGTCAACATATCAATAAAACGGATTCGGCAGTTCGGATTACACATATTCCAACTGGTGTTGTTGTAGCTAGTCAAGCACAACGTTCGCAAATGAAAAATAAAGATCAAGCAATGGGGATGCTGAAAGCAAAACTTTATCAATTAGAGCTTGAAGAAAAAGAACGCGAAATGGCTGAGATTCGTGGCGAGCAAAAAGAGATCGGCTGGGGCTCACAAATTCGTTCCTATGTTTTCCATCCTTATTCGATGGTTAAAGATCATCGGACAAATTATGAAACAGGAAATGTTCAAGGTGTTATGGATGGTGACTTAGATCCGTTTATTGATGCTTATTTAAAAAGCCAAATTGTTACAAGTTCGTAA
- the ftsE gene encoding cell division ATP-binding protein FtsE, producing MIEMLNVYKKYPNGITAANGLTVRIEQGEFVYVVGPSGAGKSTFIKMMYREETATKGSIKVGEFDLVTMKERDVPFLRRHVGVVFQDFKLLPRLTVYENIAYAMEVVEKNPKTIKKRVLEVLDLVGLKHKVRMFPNELSGGEQQRIAIARAIANMPRVLIADEPTGNLDPDTSWEIMNILEEINNQGTTVVMATHNSQIVNVVKHRVLAVENGRIVRDQLEGDYGYEA from the coding sequence ATGATAGAAATGCTGAATGTCTATAAAAAATACCCAAACGGGATTACAGCTGCTAATGGGTTAACCGTAAGAATTGAACAAGGTGAATTTGTTTATGTAGTTGGACCAAGTGGTGCAGGTAAATCAACTTTTATTAAAATGATGTATCGTGAAGAAACTGCAACAAAAGGTAGCATAAAAGTTGGTGAATTTGATTTAGTGACAATGAAAGAACGTGATGTTCCATTTTTAAGACGCCATGTCGGAGTTGTTTTCCAAGATTTCAAATTATTACCACGCCTAACAGTATACGAGAATATTGCTTATGCAATGGAAGTTGTTGAAAAAAATCCTAAAACAATTAAAAAACGAGTTTTAGAAGTATTAGATTTAGTAGGTTTAAAACACAAAGTACGTATGTTTCCAAATGAACTTTCAGGAGGGGAACAACAACGGATTGCGATTGCTAGGGCGATTGCGAATATGCCAAGAGTTCTGATTGCTGATGAACCAACTGGTAACTTAGATCCTGATACTTCATGGGAAATCATGAATATTTTAGAAGAAATTAACAATCAAGGAACGACAGTTGTCATGGCTACACATAATAGTCAAATTGTAAATGTTGTTAAACACCGTGTCCTTGCGGTTGAAAATGGACGAATTGTCCGAGATCAATTGGAAGGAGATTATGGATATGAAGCTTAG
- the ftsX gene encoding permease-like cell division protein FtsX, producing the protein MKLRTLKRHLVESLKSLKRNGWMSVAAISAVTVTLLLVGSFISILLNINKLATDVENDVSVRVYIDLAATKEQKTQLKTDLEKLTNVDSIEYSSRESELKKVVGSYGSEFQLFGGDDNPLYDVYIVNTKSPKDTEDVAKKAEKLTYVAKVNYGGSDAKKLFSFVSTIRNVGSIIIIALLLTAVFLISNTIRITILSRSTEIEIMKLVGATNGFIRWPFLIEGAWIGLFGAIIPIAILSFVYNWAYNFSTAALRGTYFALLTPNPFLIQISALLLGIGVIIGAFGSLISMRRFLKV; encoded by the coding sequence ATGAAGCTTAGAACGCTGAAAAGACATTTAGTAGAGAGCTTAAAAAGCCTGAAAAGAAATGGGTGGATGTCTGTTGCAGCGATTAGTGCAGTAACAGTAACGTTATTACTTGTTGGAAGTTTTATTTCAATCTTATTAAATATTAATAAATTAGCAACCGATGTAGAGAATGATGTAAGTGTTCGTGTGTATATCGATTTAGCGGCTACAAAAGAACAAAAGACACAATTGAAAACAGATTTAGAGAAATTAACAAATGTTGATTCAATTGAGTATTCAAGCCGTGAGAGCGAATTAAAAAAAGTTGTAGGTAGTTATGGTTCTGAATTCCAACTATTTGGTGGCGATGATAATCCACTATATGATGTATACATTGTAAATACAAAATCACCAAAAGACACTGAAGATGTTGCTAAAAAAGCTGAGAAGTTAACTTATGTAGCAAAAGTCAATTATGGTGGATCAGATGCGAAAAAACTCTTTAGTTTTGTTTCAACCATTCGCAATGTTGGTTCAATTATCATTATTGCCTTACTTTTAACAGCAGTATTCTTGATTTCTAATACAATCCGAATTACAATTTTATCACGTAGCACGGAAATAGAAATTATGAAGTTAGTTGGTGCAACAAATGGTTTTATCCGTTGGCCTTTCTTAATCGAAGGAGCTTGGATTGGATTGTTCGGAGCAATTATTCCAATCGCTATTTTGAGCTTTGTATACAACTGGGCTTATAACTTTAGTACAGCAGCCTTACGAGGCACTTACTTTGCCTTATTAACACCAAATCCATTCCTAATTCAAATCAGTGCGTTATTATTAGGTATTGGAGTTATTATTGGAGCATTTGGTTCATTAATCTCAATGCGTAGATTCTTAAAAGTATAA
- a CDS encoding C40 family peptidase, which translates to MNKKLLTMVVVSSVALSSLALPFSASAAVDDDINKASQKISELSGKKDAAQGDIASITDKIATNEADATKLVAEMESTQASLKTLTAEITTLNTKIAQREDKLKDQARTIQVNGDTQNYLDFVLSAESLSDVIGRVDVVSQMVSANQDLVKEQKSDKDAVASKQKETEQKSGEQTILAAKLEASKADLDQQKLSKEAVVASLASEQASAENEKASFLTKKEEAEKAAAAIAAANAAPVVAAQTSTTAPAQAPTNTNNSNSEPTVPAPTPTPAPTPAPPANSGGVLGAAYGVSGTPYLYGGTTIAGFDCSGFTQYAFSAVGISLPRTASAQYSATRRISQAEAQPGDLVFFNQTGSIDHVAIYLGGGQFIGSQSSTGVAVASISPYYWANYLVGFGRVG; encoded by the coding sequence GTGAATAAGAAATTGTTAACAATGGTAGTAGTTAGTTCGGTAGCTTTAAGTTCTTTAGCATTACCTTTCAGTGCTTCAGCAGCAGTGGATGATGATATTAATAAGGCATCACAAAAAATCAGTGAACTTTCTGGAAAGAAAGATGCTGCTCAAGGTGATATTGCATCAATTACAGATAAAATTGCAACAAATGAAGCAGATGCAACTAAATTAGTCGCTGAGATGGAATCAACTCAAGCATCATTAAAAACATTAACAGCAGAAATTACAACTTTAAATACTAAGATTGCTCAACGTGAAGATAAATTAAAAGATCAAGCACGTACGATTCAAGTAAATGGAGACACTCAAAACTACCTTGACTTTGTTTTGTCAGCAGAATCTTTAAGTGATGTTATTGGTCGCGTGGATGTTGTTAGTCAAATGGTTTCAGCTAATCAAGATTTAGTTAAAGAACAAAAATCTGATAAAGATGCTGTTGCTTCAAAACAAAAAGAAACAGAACAAAAATCTGGAGAACAAACAATTTTAGCTGCTAAATTAGAAGCTTCTAAAGCTGATTTAGATCAACAAAAATTATCGAAAGAAGCAGTCGTAGCATCATTAGCATCAGAACAAGCAAGTGCAGAAAATGAAAAAGCTTCATTCCTTACTAAGAAAGAAGAAGCTGAAAAAGCAGCCGCTGCTATTGCTGCAGCAAACGCTGCGCCAGTTGTTGCTGCACAAACAAGTACTACTGCTCCAGCACAAGCACCAACAAACACGAATAACTCTAATTCAGAGCCAACTGTTCCAGCTCCAACACCAACACCGGCTCCAACACCAGCTCCACCAGCAAATTCAGGTGGTGTCTTAGGTGCAGCATATGGTGTTTCTGGTACACCTTACTTGTATGGTGGAACAACGATTGCAGGATTTGACTGTTCTGGATTTACTCAATATGCATTTTCTGCAGTAGGTATTAGCTTACCTCGTACAGCTAGTGCACAATATTCAGCAACTAGACGTATTTCTCAAGCAGAAGCACAACCTGGAGATTTAGTATTCTTTAATCAAACAGGTTCGATTGACCACGTTGCTATCTATCTTGGTGGAGGACAATTTATTGGTTCTCAATCTTCAACAGGAGTTGCTGTAGCTTCAATTTCACCATACTACTGGGCAAATTACCTAGTTGGTTTTGGACGTGTAGGTTAA